The Kroppenstedtia pulmonis genome has a segment encoding these proteins:
- a CDS encoding SulP family inorganic anion transporter, with product MKLQSIRSNWLSQPRADILAGLTVALALIPEAIAFSIIAGVDPMVGLYASFCIAVVISFTGGRPGMISAATGAMALLMITLVKEHGLEYLLAATILTGVLQILMGFLRMDRFMTFIPHSVILGFVNALAILIFMAQLPHFAGESWLMYTMVAGTLAIIYLLPRLTRAFPSALAAIIIMTSISIIVGLDLKTVGDMGEITRSLPVFHLPEIPLTWETLIIILPYSFTLALVGLLESLLTATIVDDMTETNSDKNREMKGQGIANIAAGMFGGMAGCAMIGQSVINVKSGGRSRLSTLVSGVALLFFILVLGDLVKQIPMAALVGVMIMVSIGTFDWQSIRELHRVPRGDALIMVLTVGTVVATHDLSKGVLAGVIASALRFGWKSARIRIKRVVQEDVTYYRVQGPLFFASTTYFAEAFQIGEDTDFIRIDMTASHVWDQSGLTAISRVLDKYRSLGKQIEIIGLNKESTQLCEKNGLWVTVKQ from the coding sequence TTGAAGTTGCAATCCATTCGCAGTAATTGGCTTTCTCAACCTCGAGCTGACATTTTAGCTGGTCTGACAGTTGCCCTGGCCCTTATTCCGGAAGCCATCGCTTTCTCTATCATCGCAGGAGTAGACCCGATGGTGGGACTCTACGCATCCTTCTGTATCGCGGTCGTGATTTCCTTTACCGGGGGAAGGCCCGGTATGATCTCTGCTGCCACCGGAGCCATGGCTTTACTCATGATTACACTGGTCAAAGAACATGGCCTGGAATATCTTCTGGCGGCAACCATTCTAACTGGAGTACTACAAATTCTAATGGGTTTTCTTCGGATGGACCGGTTTATGACCTTTATCCCCCATTCCGTTATATTGGGCTTTGTCAACGCACTGGCTATTCTCATCTTTATGGCCCAACTCCCCCACTTTGCCGGGGAATCTTGGTTGATGTACACCATGGTGGCAGGAACGTTGGCCATCATTTATCTGTTGCCTCGCCTGACACGGGCCTTTCCTTCTGCATTGGCTGCCATTATTATTATGACGTCTATATCCATCATTGTTGGACTGGATTTGAAAACGGTGGGAGATATGGGCGAAATCACCCGTTCTCTTCCTGTGTTTCATCTACCCGAGATTCCCCTTACCTGGGAAACTCTGATCATCATCCTGCCCTATTCATTTACACTGGCATTGGTTGGACTACTGGAGTCCCTGTTGACAGCCACGATCGTGGATGACATGACGGAAACAAACAGTGACAAAAATAGGGAAATGAAAGGGCAGGGAATCGCCAATATTGCCGCAGGTATGTTTGGTGGGATGGCCGGTTGCGCCATGATTGGACAGTCCGTCATCAATGTAAAGTCAGGAGGACGAAGTCGTCTTTCCACTCTGGTCTCCGGTGTTGCACTTCTTTTCTTCATACTTGTTCTTGGAGATCTCGTCAAGCAAATTCCAATGGCCGCTCTGGTGGGTGTGATGATCATGGTATCCATTGGTACCTTTGATTGGCAGTCCATCCGGGAGCTACATCGTGTCCCCAGAGGTGACGCCCTGATCATGGTTCTCACAGTTGGAACGGTAGTGGCTACCCATGATTTGTCCAAAGGGGTATTGGCTGGTGTCATTGCATCGGCTCTTCGTTTTGGTTGGAAATCGGCCCGCATTCGTATAAAACGGGTTGTACAGGAAGATGTCACCTATTATCGCGTTCAAGGCCCGCTTTTTTTCGCCTCAACGACTTATTTCGCGGAAGCCTTTCAAATCGGAGAAGATACAGACTTTATCCGAATCGATATGACCGCATCCCATGTTTGGGATCAATCTGGATTAACCGCTATTTCCCGTGTTTTGGACAAGTATCGTTCATTGGGAAAGCAAATCGAGATTATAGGATTAAACAAGGAGAGCACACAGTTATGTGAAAAAAACGGTTTATGGGTGACAGTCAAACAATAA